The Corallococcus silvisoli genome contains a region encoding:
- a CDS encoding Stp1/IreP family PP2C-type Ser/Thr phosphatase — MSSTAGQTAAPRHKVISAGLTDVGRKRNHNEDSFLIDDELQLYVVADGMGGHAGGGTASRIAVETIDKELRRAREGRDNPFVSVPNLQDSPIPEALRGAVEKACQAIYLTAQDDARLSGMGTTVISLVVRDEHAFFAHVGDSRAYLIRGDLIQQISEDHSLVNEQIKAGMITPEEAKHSRYKNIITRSVGFEEEVQVDVMGLVSEPGDVFLLCSDGLANMLEDREIHDAVARHASLDEVPKHLIDLANERGGDDNISVIVVRMQGG; from the coding sequence GTGTCCAGCACCGCAGGGCAGACCGCGGCCCCCCGCCATAAAGTCATCTCCGCTGGCCTGACGGACGTCGGGCGCAAGCGCAATCACAACGAGGACAGCTTCCTCATTGACGATGAGCTCCAGCTCTACGTCGTGGCGGACGGCATGGGTGGGCACGCGGGTGGCGGTACCGCGTCGCGCATCGCCGTCGAGACCATCGACAAGGAGCTGAGGCGCGCGCGAGAAGGGCGAGACAACCCCTTCGTCAGCGTTCCCAACCTCCAGGATTCGCCCATTCCGGAAGCGCTCCGGGGCGCGGTGGAGAAGGCCTGTCAGGCCATCTACCTCACCGCCCAGGATGATGCGCGCCTGTCCGGCATGGGCACGACGGTCATCTCCCTGGTGGTCCGTGACGAGCACGCGTTCTTCGCCCACGTGGGTGACAGCCGCGCGTACCTCATCCGCGGCGACCTCATCCAGCAGATCAGCGAGGACCACTCCCTGGTCAACGAGCAGATCAAGGCGGGGATGATCACACCGGAGGAGGCCAAGCACTCCCGGTACAAGAACATCATCACCCGCTCCGTCGGCTTCGAGGAGGAGGTGCAGGTGGACGTCATGGGGCTCGTGTCCGAGCCCGGCGACGTGTTCCTGCTCTGCTCGGACGGCCTCGCGAACATGCTCGAGGACCGGGAGATCCACGACGCCGTGGCGCGCCACGCGAGCCTCGACGAGGTGCCCAAGCACCTCATCGACCTGGCCAACGAGCGCGGCGGCGACGACAACATCAGCGTCATCGTCGTGCGCATGCAGGGCGGGTGA